DNA from Antennarius striatus isolate MH-2024 chromosome 1, ASM4005453v1, whole genome shotgun sequence:
AGGTGTTCTACCTGTTTGAACCTCTCTATCATGTTCAGGTCACCATGGAACCATCCCAACTCCTAGCGACTGCAGGTCGCAGTGCGTTTTTGGGCGCCAGTCGAGACCTCTTGATTAGCCTGTTCAACTGTGACCTTCATTTCCTGCAGACTTACATAAACCCAGTGCCGACACCCAAAGGAAATGAACTGTTCCGTCGTGGGGTGAGCCGAGCACTGTGCCAACCACCTGTATGTGACGCCTTTCATTATAATGATCTGGATGTGAATGAAGAAAGCTGCGTCAGTAAATGTGGGCCTCTAAACATGACCTTAGCAACAGAGGCGTGCAAGAAAAGGCCAAAGGTGGTCATTAAATCTGTCCGGGTGAAGAGAATCGACGACATCCGGTGGATCGTGGAAGACCCAAGGCTGAACGTCAAAGTGATTCACCTGGTCAGAGACCCACGTGGTGTCCTGTCGTCCCAGATTGAGACGTTCAAAGATCATTTTCGTGACTGGCATATTTGGAAGGCCACAGGGCACCCACCAAATACGATAAACTTGTATCCAATCCAACGCATTTGTGAAACTTATCAAAATACTCTTTCAACTACAGTTAAGGAGCCCGACTGGCTGAAAGGGAAGTACATGCTGCTTCGCTACGAGGACGTGGCCACAGACACCCTGCAAAAGACCAAGGAGATCTACGAGTTTGTGGGGTTGTCTATGGATACAAACGTGGAACAAAGAATACTTGCACGCACTCATGGCAGTGAGCTAACAGACAAGAAGAAGTTCAGCACCTTGAGGGACTCACCCATGACTGCAGAGAAGTGGCGGTACCAACTGACGTATGATATGGTGCGACACTCCCAGAACGTCTGTCAGGAATTACTCAACCAGCTGGGATACAAGATTGTCAAATCAGTGGAGGAGCTAAGAAACGGGACCATCTCTCTGGTCGGGAAATTGGCTTCACCGCTGAGGTAATTCTGCAAGAACTGTTGATGGTTAGCTGCACCGAACAGGTTCTGTCGTTTGATTTGGTGCAGATCAGAGGTTGGTTTGAACACAAAGAAGTTGTTCCTCCAATCTAGATTACAAATATCTCAAAATGTTTTAGTGAgtataccgtacgcacattctattggctgacggaagTGAGCTCTGTTCCGtcagatggtttaatatcagcatggggggggggttcagaaacgtttgaATTACCATAAATTAccatttggggcggcagtggctcagtggtagagcgggtcgtccaatgttctgagatcagctgtttgattcccgctcccgcccaaaaataaaaacccggaggtgagctgacagtgggaggtgtcagctcacctccggagcactgccaaggcgcccttgagcaaggcaccgtccccttacaagttgctgaTTTGGGGTGCACCAGAAAGGAGCTGCGCATCACTttacctccctctgcatgtgtacaggccccgtgtgtgtgtgtgtgtgtgtgtgtgtgtgtgtgtgtgcgtgtgtgtgtgtgtgtgtgtgtgtgtgtgtgtgtgtgttcagggcctgtacacactaacatatgcatgtgattggattTCTCTGACTAACCAGAgggtgctcttaatttcccttcggggattactaaagtatattaaattaaaaatgtaataaataataagatagtttgtcgctctatcgcggaatttgttattcgcatgtggttcctggaacacattaaccgagAGTAACGAGGCTGCACTGTAAATTGTTGAAAAGGGTTAACTGAGCTGTCGTATCTTTAAATGTGTTATCAAATTCTTTATTGCCTGATTGGCTCAAACGTTGTGGTGTTGGAAACCGAATAACATGGCTTCATGCTTCCTCTCTTTGTACTGTGCAATGACAAGTATTCCACGATTGTGTGACATAAGTTGTGTTGGAATGAATCTCAATAAACCTCACAGAAATTCCACCGAGTGACTGAAAGAGTGTTTCTTCAAGATCATCAAATGAAATCTGCGTTTCAGTAACGTTTCCCTCCGTtttaagggttagggtgagAACGTAGCACAGACCAGCCCTTGTACAGGTTCTGAGCGATCTAATagtctctgttctggttctggatctgacATCGTGGACCCTTCAGGACGGGGTTGGCCCCCTGGGGAGATTTTGCCTTTAGCTGTTGCTCAGGGAACTACATCTTTGGTCTTTTTACCAGATGTGCACGTCTTTGGTGACaggagataaataaatattctttgCATGTTTGACCCAAGCTGTATGATCAGAACCTCATACCCATGATCGATGTGATGGCCATCAGCAGAACTGAAGTGTTGGGCTGGATCCAGAACGTAACTGTAGGACATTTGAGCTCCCTGCAGATTCCATCACCAGAACAGAAGAATTCAGGCCACACACCCGACAGATTGTGTGATAGTCTGATGTCTGTCACACACAGTCAGTGgactggaaacacacacacacacatttcaacagTCTGTCACGTCCATTGTGGTCTCTTCATATTTTTTCAGGTTGTTCAGTCTAGTAGCAACACTTCCATTATTTCACACAAACGTCCTGTCAGAGATACAAACTGTAGTTCTGTTTGTTCAGTTCAACCTGTTTGGTGCAGGTCTGTCTACGTCTgcctcttcatcacgtcttgTTTTGTCCATATTGTCTGGAAGCTGGCGGTCAAACAGGAAAGAAGTGTGATTTAGATTCTGAAGAAccttctccaggttctccaggttcttctCACGTCACAGAAAACAAGTGAAATTGGTGAATCTGTGAATGTAGATTACCCATAAGGCAGAGGGGGGATCTGTGATGACCTGGTGGCGTGTCTGGGGCGTGTCTTTCCTCTGGAACAACGTGACGAACAGACGTGACCGACTGGTTTTATTGGTGATGGGTTAAACCTTACATTTCCCTCAGAGGATGAATCGTGACCCAAAACCTGAAGACGAACAACTTCCTCCATCAACCAGTAGAAACGACCAGTAGAAACACATTAGAATCCGTCACAGGTCACAACAACAGGCTCCGGACTAAACAAACACATGTGAACGTGTCAGTCGTTGCTTTAGCAGCGTTTCATTGGGTGTGAACAGAACACACATTAGCCCACGTAGCTTCAAGCGTTCTGGACTCAGAGACTGAAGCCAGTCTTGGTCTCCTGCTGTGAAGCTGTGATTCCAGACAAAAGATTGTCCCTCCTCAGCTTCCGTCCGCCACAGCTCACGTCTCCGCGTCTTCATGCGTTTGTCCGTAGGACGGCTCAGATCGTGGGTTCAGAAGTGtgcactcctcctcctctggtccAGCACCCATCCAGCAGGGTCCAGGTCCAGCTTCAACATGCTGAGCACCCAGGGGTCCTGCTGGGCCCCTTTGAGGAACTCCTCCAGGCTGATGTGACCTGCGGACAGACGTAGACGCCGGATTAACGTCTGGAGTGACTCCAGGTCACTTCTGTCAGAGGGAAACCGTTGCGTACCGTCTCCATCGCTGTCTACGGCCGCCAGCAGGCGATCCACAACCTCCTCCACCGAGAGCTGGGACGCTCCTGCTTCTGACCTCCAGCCTTTCTTCAGCCGGTCGATGCTCTGGATggagacagagggacagacagcAACAAATAGAATGAGTTCCAGGAGCTGCTAAAGAGAACCAACATCATCTAATTTAATCCAACAATTAATCAAATCATCTCGTCTGCAGGGAGGACAGCAGCCAATGAAGAGTTTCTTGTGAGGACAGTCTTTTGTTCATGTAGAGACGAAGGAAGACGactttttactttatttgtgttttgttatcaACAAAAGCATCAACTGAAGAATAAAAGTACCGGCAGGCAACGACACAAAGGTGCTGTGTTTCCATCCTGATGTAGTCCTTAGACTGAAAGACATTTGTTCCATTGAGTCTTCACAAAGTGCAACCAATACGTCAGTCCAGGAGAGTCAGTCTAAGAGGGTCAGtacagaggcctgtaccataaacctggattacggtttagccagataacttcaaGTTTAAaactggcttttcggtaccataaaggtggctgactttctatcgggctacgttgtcgtggtaacctatgctgaacacctaacctgctctagagtaggataagttcaggattagagttcagcaggtataacagccccacctactgaccaatcagagctcagcaggtataacagccccacctactgaccagtcagagctcagcaggtataacagccccacctactgaccaatcagagctcagctggtataacagccccacctactgaccaatcagagctcagctggtataacagccccacctactgaccaatcagagctcagcaggtataacagccccacctactgaccaatcagagctcagcaggtataacagccccacctactgaccaatcggttctcctgaaaacgggctgtccgttccctgagaacccggtggatctcgggtcacagcttgtgtgcagagcgctcaggcagagagaatatttagggatggctgtaatccggtgggattggctgaacaatgactgtagaaaggtagaggttttggggggaggggttacattacatctgtcagctgctggagcctcacatcaggaatggaacgcaccccaaccccgcgctgacagccccccacagtgtgcattgacctgagggtctttgagacagttaatatatttctgagtgatgttggtcattattatgatgtcctgaaatccctcgttggacgggttacaagcaagacacagatagaatgtcattgatcaatgatttgtttcagtaaatcatggattgattgattgattgattggtggattgattgattgattgattgattgattgattgattgattgattgattgattgattgattgattgattgattgattgattgatcggtactttaatgtattgtgttggctatgctgaaaacctgtgaagaacacagtacgtagagatgttcataaagtcacggggctacgatcacatgtcataaccaaacatgtggttcacacacacatgtatgaacacacacatgttactgtagtcagacacacaagtgcatcatagtggggcagtaatattataatggcactaacttcctcattgacgcagtcggccatgttttcccagagatccttgctccgtttggcagctgcagctgtgttgctgtttgcctggattattgatttgtattgatcgtatttattaattattattgtttgctcctccgttctgaaatatgcgtctcgggccggtttgttgcatgtttgtgattggtcgcatgcagcaacgtCTCTCACATCAAGTTTTCACCCCTCAGACCCATGTGACCTTTCCTTCCTAGTCTGACTGAGGGGGGTTGgactggggggagggggatcCTGATTCAGGCTCCCCTCCTTGTCCATCCATCTGGCTTGATGACTCTGAAAGCACCAATACACTACCAATCTATAATCAATGCACTACCAAAACGTTACCTTATCTGTCAGTGTGGTAGCATTCTGCATTTTCTGTCTAGTTGAAGGGTTTGAATCTTATCCTCTGTATGCCCACCACCCCCAATCCTATTCCACCCCGCACCCCCTCAAATGAACCTGTTTGGGTATCTCCACGCCGGTGGACTTACGTCCATGATGGAGTGGAGCTCATCTTTGTCCACGTAGCCGTTGTTGTCCTTGTCGTACACCTTGAAGGACCACCTCAGCTTGTGTTCCAGGTTTCCCCGAAAAACCAGATTCAGCGCCGCCACAAACTCCAGGAAATCAATGGTGTTGTCCTGAAAGGGAGGATGGACGCAGCCACCGAGTCACAACTTTTGGTTAAGACTCACAACATAGCAGGCTGCAACAGGTTGTTGTCTCTCACCCCGTTTTTGTCAAAAGCTCGGAACATGTTCTCCGCATAATCTGAGGCTTCCCCCATCGGGTCGACGCCGAAGAAACGCTTGAACTCGTGTAGGAACAGAAGTCCGCTGGGGCACTCCAGGACCAACCTCTTGTACATGTCCTGAAGGGCTTTGACATCAATTTCCTGGCTGTTCTCTGTTTGCTGTGTTTGCCCCATGCCTGGTCGGGACCTAACAGTGCATAGTCCTGCAGGCTTTGGGTTTACTGCCCAGTGGGGGGGAAGAGCGTCAAACTCTGAGGTGCTTTTAATAACCCAATGGAAACCCAGCGCTCCACTTTACGGGAGAAGATTAGTGGCCTAAGGATTACTTTGGTAATGCTTTGGTGGGGTTTCCTTCTCACTTAATAAGATCAGCTCCCACATGTGGGTTTAGGCAGGACTCTAAAAACCAGAACCATCATCACCTCCACACTGAAGGCTAGCTTCTATCAGGTCCCTTGAAGATCGTAGAAACCACTTCTAATAACCTTCTAGAGGGTGGAGAAATAGGACAGACAAGAACCTGTACTACccagatccagatctggatccaggGTCGGGTCCAGGATTGAGTCAAGGATCAGGTCCAGAATCGGGTTCAGGGTCGGGTCTAGAGTTAGATCCAGGGTTGGGTTCAGGTTCGGGGCCAGGGTCAGATCCAGAGTTGAGTTCAGGGTCAGGTCctactttcttgtttttttgataaatatacatataaatattgaGTTCAAGTCTCCACAAACTCTGGGATCTTATTAATAGGTTAAAAATGATACCTGCTAGTCATGTCAACTAagttgtttttaacattttagcatGTTAATGTTACCATTTCTTTGGATTATGCAATGCCTGGGGCGTGCTGACTGCTGCAGGTCTCAGGGTCCAACATGTCCACCGGTGCGTTCGTCTATCTGCCAACTCTTCCTGACCTGAATCAGCTGTAGTGATGTTTTCTGCTCAAGCAGAGAAGCTAAGAGGCTGAGACCATCTTAGCAATGCTAATTTAGAATTGGCGTATCAAACTCTTGTGATTAGATTATGTTTGCTAAACACACGGGGGTGAAGGAGACCACTCTGACCAGGCATGCAAAATAGGCCCACAGGTATGTTGGGGTTCAGGTATGTTGAGGTTCGGGTATATTAGGGTTCAGGTATGTTGGGGTTCAGGTATGTCGGGGTTTGGGATATTGGGGTTCAGGTATATTGGGGTTCGGGTATATTGGGGTTCAGGTATATTGGGGTTCAGGTATATTGGGGTTCAGGTATATTGGGGTTGAGGTATATTGGGGTTCAGGTATGTTGGCGTATGTTGTGGTTTGGGTATGTTGGGGTTGAGGTATGTTGGGGTTTGGGTATGTTGGGGTTCGGGTATGTTGGGGTGCGGGTGTGTTGGGGTTCGGGTATATTGGGGTTTGGGTATGTTGGCGTATGTTGGGGTTTGGGTATGTTGGGGTTTGTGTATGTTGGGGTTTAGGTATGTTGGGGTTCGGGTATGTTGGGGTTCAGGTATTTTGGCGTTCAGGTATGTTGGGGTTCTGGTATGTTGGAGTTCAGGTATATTGGGGTTCAGGTATGTTGGGGTTAAGGTATGTTGGCATATGTGGGGTTTGGGTATGTTGGGGTTTGGGAATATCGGGGTACAGGTATGTTGGGGTATGTTGGTGTTTGGGTATGTTGTGGTTTGGGTATGTTGTGGTTTGGGTATGTTGGGGTTTGTGCATGTTGGGGTTTGGGTATGTTGGGGTTTGGGTATGTTAGGGTTCAGGTATGTTGGGTTTCGGGTATGTTGGCGTATGTTGGGGTTTTGGTATGTTGGGGTTCAGGTATGTTGGCGTATGTTGGGGTTTGGGTATGTTGGGGTTTGggtatacaggtagtcgtcgacttacgacctatgcgacttacgaccgaccgactttacgaccgcagtgtccgggtagggcggggcattccctccagccacagtactcacgctctgagactcccgtGCCCTCGTCAGTCACCACgccgcacacacgctgttcagtcacactgtgagatcagtaGCCCAGCCCAGCACAGTGCAGCACACTTCTTCCTTGTCTGTATAGGTATAACTCCAAGATGTCTAGCAAGAGGAaattgttttcatcatcttctcaGGCTGCAAAGAAGGCAAGACGGTCCATCGATCTGGACACAAAAATGATGGTGATAAAACAGCacgaaggaggaaaaaaagtgaatgtgaTCGCACGTGACTTAAAGTTATCACACTCTACTGTGTCAACAATTTTGAAAGACAAAGATAGGATCCGTGAAGCTGTGAAAGGTTCGGCATCTATCCAGTCAACAGTATTTACAAAACAACACACTGGGCACATTCACGAAATGGAaaaattactgtacatttgGATGGAAGATCAGATTCAAAAACGGACTCCATTAAGCCTTTGTACTGTGCAGACGGAGGCTAGAAGTCTATTCCAGACTTTGAAGGAACGTGCTGAAGAAGACAACAGTCCAAATTTTGTGGCTAGTACTGGGTGGTTCAGGAGATTCAAGAAGAGATTCCAGCTGCATAACGTTCGAGTGACCGGAGAAGCAGCGAGTGCAGACGAGAAAGGAGCGCGTGAGTTTGTCGCCAGTCTTGACGAACTGATTACAGAAGAGGAGTATCTTCTAGAACTTATCTTCAATGTTGATGAAACTGGGTTGTTCTGGAAACGAATGCCAGAACGCACTTACATCCATTAGGAAGTCAAAAGCATGCCGGGATTTAAAACCTCTAAGTTAAGGCTGACTGTGCTGCTCGCAGGGAACGTGAAAGGGTTTAAGCTTAAGCCTTTCTTAATTTATCACTCAGAAAACCCGCGTGTCTTCAAGAATGTAAACAAGCACACTTTGCCAGTTTCATATGGTGCTAACAGGAAGGCATGGATGACCCAGGCATTGTTTGAGGATTGGTTTATCAATTGTTTCATTCCTCAAGCGTGAGAATACTGTTTGGAG
Protein-coding regions in this window:
- the LOC137595639 gene encoding carbohydrate sulfotransferase 1-like is translated as MLYSWQKVIFLTIAVITIIYMTFCIHTSKTIHRLWVGSHQIHSLVDKTTAYDWKAPKTEGDDDYPHPNPNLNPNLNPNLNPFHGTMAKTHVLVLATTRTGSSFVGQLLNQHQEVFYLFEPLYHVQVTMEPSQLLATAGRSAFLGASRDLLISLFNCDLHFLQTYINPVPTPKGNELFRRGVSRALCQPPVCDAFHYNDLDVNEESCVSKCGPLNMTLATEACKKRPKVVIKSVRVKRIDDIRWIVEDPRLNVKVIHLVRDPRGVLSSQIETFKDHFRDWHIWKATGHPPNTINLYPIQRICETYQNTLSTTVKEPDWLKGKYMLLRYEDVATDTLQKTKEIYEFVGLSMDTNVEQRILARTHGSELTDKKKFSTLRDSPMTAEKWRYQLTYDMVRHSQNVCQELLNQLGYKIVKSVEELRNGTISLVGKLASPLR
- the LOC137596868 gene encoding guanylyl cyclase-activating protein 2-like, with amino-acid sequence MGQTQQTENSQEIDVKALQDMYKRLVLECPSGLLFLHEFKRFFGVDPMGEASDYAENMFRAFDKNGDNTIDFLEFVAALNLVFRGNLEHKLRWSFKVYDKDNNGYVDKDELHSIMDSIDRLKKGWRSEAGASQLSVEEVVDRLLAAVDSDGDGHISLEEFLKGAQQDPWVLSMLKLDLDPAGWVLDQRRRSAHF